A single window of Bos javanicus breed banteng chromosome 19, ARS-OSU_banteng_1.0, whole genome shotgun sequence DNA harbors:
- the PYY gene encoding peptide YY — MMWGRRSWPAMATVLLTLLVCLGELVDAYPAKPQAPGEHASPDELNRYYTSLRHYLNLVTRQRFGKRDFSEALLSILLFPDREDPPVKSRPEGAYLW; from the exons ATGATGTGGGGGCGCAGATCGTGGCCCGCCATGGCCACAGTGCTACTGACCCTGCTCGTCTGCCTGGGGGAGCTGGTCGACGCCTACCCCGCCAAACCCCAAGCTCCGGGAGAACACGCCTCGCCAGATGAGCTGAACCGCTACTACACCTCGCTGCGCCACTACCTCAACCTGGTCACTCGGCAACG GTTTGGGAAACGCGACTTTTCAGAAGCTCTTCTCTCCATACTGCTCTTTCCAGATCGCGAGGACCCGCCGGTCAAGTCGCG GCCAGAAGGAGCGTACCTGTGGTGA